The genomic region GGTAAGCTATGGCGGATCCTCAGTGGTGACGACCCTTCTGGGTGTGGGGATTCTTTTGAATATAAGTATGCGGAGGTTTCTTTCAGACTGAAATTTTGAGATCTCTGTCCTTTACAGAAAAGGGTGGCTTGCGGAGAAGAACCGGTCACCGTTGAAGCGAATGAATGGCAATGGCGAAGTCTGCGGTTGTAAAATAGAATAGTTTTTTTTATATGAATGTATAGTTTTAGTTAAGAATAAAGACTGAACTCTTTAAAAAAGTTTGAAAAAGGAGGGTGAATGGCAGAATATGCTTAAAATATCAGGATTTTTTGAAAAACACTTTGACTTTTTTTGCTTTTCGGTGGTAATTAGCCCGGATTAAGTTTATGGCTGTGCACATCGACAGATGTTCGGCAATCCGTATATCCGTCCGGTAAAGGCACAGGTAGGCAGAAAAAGGTCTGGGACGCATGAATTCTGGAGGGCATTTATGAACATCAGCGTGGACGGATCCTTAGGAATCCAGATCCTCAACTTTGTTGTGCTGATCGTTGTGCTGAACGTGGTGCTGTATAAACCCATTCGTGGGATTCTGGCAAAACGCAGACAAACGGTGGAGGGGCTTGAGTCATCAATTTCACGGATGAGATCCGAGGGTGACGCTTGTCTTGAGGCTGTGAAGGCGGGAATCAAAGAGGCCAGAACCAGCGGTGTAAGGGAAAAAGACGCCGTCGTTGAACGTGTCAGTGCGGAGGAAAAGAAACGGATAGCTGAGATTCAGGAAGGTATCCAAAAAGACCTTGAAGCCTTCCGTGTACGTATTGCTGCGGAAGCTGAAGAGGCCAGGAAGGCCTTGACTTCCCGGGCGGATGTATTTGCTTCTGCCATAGCGGAGAAGATTCTGGGGAGGGCCATTTGATTATGAAGGCAAAGAGAAGAACGCTCCTGTTTACGGGGCTGTTTTTTTTCATGGGTACAGGAGCTGCTCTGGCAGCAGGTGGTGAGTCGTGGAGTGCCATTGACACCTATCGGGTGATGAATTTTACTGCCCTGGTGCTGATTTTGTTTTTGCTTCTGAGAAAACCTGTTGCGAAATTTCTGAATAGCCGGATTCAAGGCATTGAAGTTCAGCTTGCGGAGCTGGAAGAACGGAAAGAAGCAGCTGAAAAAGAGCTGGCTGAGTACAAGCTTCAACTGGAACATATGGATCAGGAAGCGAAAACCATTCTGGAACAGTATCGCAGACAGGGAGAAGCAGCCCGGGAGCGGATACTCAAAGAGGCGGAGACTTCCGTGGCCAAAATGCGCGAGCAGGCCAGCCGCAATATTGAATATGAGTTCACCCGTGCACGGGCTTCACTACAGGCTGAAATCATGGAAAAGGCCCTGGATCGGGCAGAATCTCTGATTCAGGAAAAAATTCAGCCGGAAGACCATGAGCGTCTGACGCATGAATATCTTAAAAAGGTGGTGGCATCGTGAAAAATCTTGCGGTTGCAAGGCGATACGCCAAGGCTTTGCTTTTGATAGGAAAAGAGGACGGGCAGGTGGAAGCCTACAGAAATGAGCTGGCGGTTTTCTGCAAGGTTTTTCAGGAGAATGCTGGTTTGCGCCATATTCTTTCCAATCCCCTGCATGCCCGGACAGCGAGGCGGCAGATACTGGATGCGGTATTGCAAAAGCTTTCTATGTCTTCCATTACCCGGTCTTTTGTCTTGCTGCTTTTTGATAAAGGTCGGCTTGCCAGGATCATGGATGTGGAACGGTCCTACAAGGAGCTTGCCGATGAGTTTCAGAATATTGCCCGCGCGCGGATTGTCTCAGCTGTTACCCTGAGTGATACGGCTGTCACGGGCATCCGAGAAGCCCTTGTTCGGTTGACAAGCCGTGAGGTGGTCCTTGATGTGAATGAGGATCCCCGGATTATCGGTGGCATTGTCACTAAGGTCGGGGATCTGGTCTATGATGGTAGTATCAGAACCCAGTTACGGAATCTGAGAGAATCTTTTAAAAGGGGTGAAGGTATCTGATGGAAATCAAAGCGGAAGAAATCAGCCAGATCATCCAGGAGCAAATCAAGGATTTCGACCAGAGCGTTCAGCTCAGCGAAACCGGTGTTGTCCTGTCTGTTGGCGACGGAATTTCACGTGTGTATGGCCTTGAAAAAGCTATGGCCCTTGAACTTATTGAATTTCCGGGAAATGTGTTCGGTCTTGCCCTGAACCTTGAAGAGGACAACGTCGGGATCGCTCTTATGGGGCCGGATACTGGCATCAAGGAAGGTGATGTGGTCAAACGTACGGGACGTATTGCACAGGTTCCCGTAGGTGAAGCCCTCCTTGGTCGTGTGGTGGATACCCTTGGGCAGCCCATCGACGGTAAGGGGCCTGTTGAAAGTAAAGAATCCCGTCGCCTTGAGGTTGTGGCACCGGGTGTTGTTGACAGAAAAAGTGTTCATGAGCCCATGTATACAGGGCTGAAGGCCATCGATGCCATGATTCCCATTGGTCGTGGCCAGCGTGAGCTTATTATCGGTGACAGGCAGATCGGCAAAACGGCTGTAGCCATCGACGCCATTATCAACCAGAAGAACAGTGGTGTTAAATGCGTTTATGTGGCCTGCGGTCAGAAACAGTCCACGGTGGCTCAGGTTGTTGCGGTTCTTGAAGAAAACGGAGCCATGGAGTATACTACTGTTGTATCCGCCTGTGCTTCTGATCCTGCTGCCCTTCAGTACCTGGCTCCCTATGCCGGGTGTGCCATGGGTGAATACTTCCGGGACAAGGGTGAGCATGCCCTGATCATTTATGACGACCTTTCCAAACAGGCGGCCGCATACCGGCAGGTTTCGCTTCTGCTGCGCCGTCCGCCGGGACGAGAAGCATTCCCCGGAGACGTTTTCTATAACCATTCCCGTCTGCTGGAACGTGCTGCCAAGCTTTCCGATGAGCTGGGTGCCGGGTCCCTTACCGCTTTGCCCATTGTTGAAACACAGCAGGGTGACGTTGCGGCATTTATTCCGACTAACGTTATTTCCATTACAGACGGTCAGATTTATCTGGAACCCAACCTGTTTTTTTCCGGTGTTCGCCCTGCGGTTAACGTGGGGATTTCTGTTTCAAGGGTGGGGGGGTCTGCCCAGGATAAAGCCATGAAGCAGGTAGCTGGAACTCTGCGCCTTGATCTGGCCCAGTACCGCGAGCTTGAGGCATTTGCTGCTTTCGGCTCAGACCTGGACGCCGCAACCCAGCGTCAGCTGACGCGTGGTGCCCGCTTGGTTGAAATTCTGAAACAGCCGCAGTTTAAGCCCCTTAAGCTGGAAAATCAGGTAGCCATCATCTACGCCGGAACAAAGGGCTATCTGGATAAGTATTCCCTTGATATGATAGCCAAATATGAAGCCGGTCTCCATGCCTTCCTGGAAACCCGGTATGCGGGCCTGATGAAGGGCATTGCCGAAGAAAAGAAACTTTCCGATGAGTTGGAAGCGAAGCTGACCGAAGCACTCAAGGCTTACGGTGATGAATTTCAGGATACCATCAAGTAGGGTGTTCCCGTTTTTTTCATCAGCAAACACTGACTCGAAATAAGGTGATTTCATGGCAACGCTCAAGGAAGTCAAAACGAAGATCTCCGGGGTCAAAAAGACCAAGCAGATCACCAAGGCCATGAATATGGTCGCGGCTTCCCGGCTCCGGAGTACGCAGCGGCGGATGAGTGCTTTCCGTCCCTATGCGCTGAAGTACGGAGAAGTGCTGGGAAGTCTTGCGGGAAGAGCAGGGGAAGGTGCCAGCCCTCTTCTGGTGCCCCGTGAAGAGGTGAAGAAAGTTCACCTTGTAATCTGTACGTCGGATCGTGGCCTTTGCGGCGGATTTAATAACAATATTCTGGAAGCAGCTGCGGCATGGGTGCAGGCCCTGGAAGAAGGTGTTGAGGTTTCTTTCACAGCCTTCGGGAAAAAAGCGCGGGAATGGGTGCGGAAAATCAAAGGTGAGCTGACAGATGTTCATCTCGGTGTTGTGGGAACGGTATTCGGTTTCAACGTGGCCTCCACATCCGGCCACAAACTCATTACTGAATTTCTGGCGGGTACCTACGATGAGGTGCATATCCTTTACCCGGAATTCCAGAGCATGAGCCGTCAGGTGCCCTCTGTGCAGAGGCTTCTTCCGATTCCTGCCAGTAGCGTAGAAGAGGCGGAGGATTCAGGAGAGCGGGCGGACGATACCTACATTCCTGAACATATTTGTGAACCCTCACCGGAAGCCATGCTGAACGCCATGCTTCCGCGCAATGTCCATATTCAGATCTTCCGGGCCCTGCTGGAAACATCCACCAGCGAGCATGCGGCACGTATGGTTGCCATGGATAATGCGACACGGGCCTGCAACGACATGATCAAGGATCTGAACAGGGTCTTCAATAAGGCACGTCAGGCGGCGATTACCAATGACTTGATGGACATTGTCGGAGGGGCCGAAGCCCTGCGCGGTTAGGACCGGTACCGATATGTTTGATGCTACGGAGGCAAAGACGATGAGTAAAAATATTGGCAAGATCAGGCAGGTCATGGGGCCGATTGTGGACGTTGAGTTTGAACCGGGCAACCTGCCTACCATTCTGACGGCTCTCTTGATTACCAATCCCGCCATTAACAGCGAAGAGGATAACCTTGTTGTGGAAGTGGCCCAGCATCTGGGCGACAACATGGTGCGGACCATAGCCATGGACGTCACAGACGGCCTGGTTCGGGGTATGTCTGTAAAGGATACGGGAAGACCTATTCAGATGCCTGTGGGAGAAGCTGCCCTGGGTCGGGTTCTGAATGTTGTGGGGCGCCCGGTGGATGGCAAGGGTCCCATTGATATGTCCAAAACTTCGGATATCCACAGACCTGCACCGGCATTTACATCCCAGGATACCTCGGTCAGGGTTCTGGAAACGGGCGTCAAGGTTATTGACCTGCTGGTACCCTTTCCCCGTGGTGGCAAGATGGGGATGTTTGGTGGTGCCGGTGTGGGCAAAACCGTTATTATGATGGAAATGGTAAACAATATCGGTATGCATCACGGTGGTATCTCCGTATTTGCAGGTGTAGGGGAAAGAACCCGTGAAGGTAACGACCTTTACCATGAAATGAAAGATTCCGGTGTTCTTCACAAGTGCTGCCTTGTGTACGGTCAGATGACGGAGCCTCCTGGAGCCCGTGCCCGTGTTGCCCTTTCCGCCCTTGCAGAGGCGGAATATTTCCGTGATGTGGAAGGACAGGACGTTCTTCTCTTCATCGATAATATTTTCCGTTTCACCCAGGCTGGAGCAGAGGTTTCCGCTCTTCTTGGGCGTATGCCCTCAGCCGTTGGGTATCAGCCTACCCTTGCGGTGGATATGGGTGCCCTGCAGGAACGAATTACATCCACGGATAAAGGATCCATTACAGCCGTTCAGTGTGTGTACGTGCCTGCTGACGACCTTACGGACCCCGCACCTGCCACAACATTTGCCCATCTGGACGGTACGGTTGTTCTTTCCCGTGCCATTTCGGAGCTGGGCATTTATCCTGCTGTGGATCCCCTGGATTCAACATCCCGTATTCTTGATCCTAACTATATTGGAGAAGAACACTACAGGGTTGCCCGCACGGTGCAGCAGATTCTTCAGAAGTACAAGGATCTTCAGGATATTATTGCTATTCTGGGTGTTGATGAGCTTTCTGATGAAGATAAGCTCACCGTTGCCAGAGCCCGTAAAGTGCAGCGTTTTCTTTCCCAGCCCTTTCATGTGGCGGAGCAGTTTACCGGTATCCCCGGCTGTTATGTAAAAATTGAGGATACTATCCGGTCTTTCCGGGATATATGTGAAGGCAAGTATGATGATCTGCCGGAGCAGGCTTTCTATCTCGTTGGTTCCATTGAGGAAGCCGTTGCCAAGGCCGAACGTATGGCCGCTGAATAACAGACGAAGGGGGCCTTATGGCAGCCAGTATCAAGCTTGAGATCGTAACCCCCGAGCAGGTGGTGGTGGACGAAAGCGTACAGACTGTTGTCGCGCCGGGCTTTTTCGGGGAGTTCGGTGTGCTGTCCGGCCATACCTCATTTCTTACGGCGCTGAAGTTGGGTGCTTTGCGGTATGAGGATGGTTCAGGGAAAACAAGCTATGTTTTTGTCAAAGAAGGTTTTGCAGAGGTTCTGCCGGACAGGGTCACCGTGCTTGCGGAAGCCGCAGAGCGGCGGGAAAATATTGATCTTGCCCGGGCGGAAGCTGCTTATGAGCGTGCAAAAGAGCGTCTGGAGAAAAAAAGCAGTGAGGAAGCCGTGGACTTTGCCCGTGCCCGTGCTGCTCTGTCGCGTTCTGTAGGCAGGATTCGGCTGGTTTCCGGTCAGGACCCGGCCTGAAGCTTCAGAAAGTTGTTATGGGAAAAGGGGCAAGTCTCATCAGTGGGCTGCCCCTTTTTCTTGAATAAAAAGGAAAGACCATGTTTCCGTGTACTGAAAAAAAAGATGCTGCCGGATGGATGCAATGACAATCGTTTCGGGTGAGGCCCTTGCCTTTATTATTCTGGCGGCGGGCAAGGGAACGCGTATGCGTTCAGATATGGCAAAGGTGTTGCATTGTGTAGGGGGGCAGCCCATGGTTGTACGTGTAGCTGAAGCAGCTATGGGGTTGCATCCTGTAGCCTGCACGGTGGTTGTGGGCCATCAGGCTGAGGCTGTACGGGAGGCCCTGCAGGATTATCCCCTCTCCTTTGCCCTGCAGGAGGAGCAGCTGGGAACGGGGCATGCGGTTGCATGTGCTACGGATCACATTCCTCCAGGCTGTTCTCATATTCTTGTAATCTGCGGAGATACTCCTCTTATACGGAAGCAGACTCTTGCCCGGCTTTATGCGCATCATGTGCATACTGGGGCGACCCTGACTCTTTTGGCTGTCCAGCTTGAAGATCCCCACGGGTATGGCCGGATTCAGCGCGATGCAGCAGGTCAGATACGGGCCATTGTGGAAGAAAAGGATGCCAATGCGGAAGAAAAAAAAATAGGCCTTGTGAACACGGGGTTCTATTGTTTTAATCGGGAGTTTCTGGAACGAGAGATTAAAAATCTGCGTTCAGATAATGTGCAGAAAGAATATTATCTTACAGATCTTGTGGCGGTTGCCACGGCTGCCGGTGATAGAGTTGAGTGTGTCTGTGTGGATTCTCCTGAAGAGGTGATGGGAGTGAATTCGCCCGAAAACCTGGAAGAAGCCAACCGGTTTGCAGGAAGACTGACCTGTCTCCAGCAATTCCCTTGACTT from Desulfobotulus pelophilus harbors:
- the atpA gene encoding F0F1 ATP synthase subunit alpha; the encoded protein is MEIKAEEISQIIQEQIKDFDQSVQLSETGVVLSVGDGISRVYGLEKAMALELIEFPGNVFGLALNLEEDNVGIALMGPDTGIKEGDVVKRTGRIAQVPVGEALLGRVVDTLGQPIDGKGPVESKESRRLEVVAPGVVDRKSVHEPMYTGLKAIDAMIPIGRGQRELIIGDRQIGKTAVAIDAIINQKNSGVKCVYVACGQKQSTVAQVVAVLEENGAMEYTTVVSACASDPAALQYLAPYAGCAMGEYFRDKGEHALIIYDDLSKQAAAYRQVSLLLRRPPGREAFPGDVFYNHSRLLERAAKLSDELGAGSLTALPIVETQQGDVAAFIPTNVISITDGQIYLEPNLFFSGVRPAVNVGISVSRVGGSAQDKAMKQVAGTLRLDLAQYRELEAFAAFGSDLDAATQRQLTRGARLVEILKQPQFKPLKLENQVAIIYAGTKGYLDKYSLDMIAKYEAGLHAFLETRYAGLMKGIAEEKKLSDELEAKLTEALKAYGDEFQDTIK
- a CDS encoding sugar phosphate nucleotidyltransferase; the encoded protein is MDAMTIVSGEALAFIILAAGKGTRMRSDMAKVLHCVGGQPMVVRVAEAAMGLHPVACTVVVGHQAEAVREALQDYPLSFALQEEQLGTGHAVACATDHIPPGCSHILVICGDTPLIRKQTLARLYAHHVHTGATLTLLAVQLEDPHGYGRIQRDAAGQIRAIVEEKDANAEEKKIGLVNTGFYCFNREFLEREIKNLRSDNVQKEYYLTDLVAVATAAGDRVECVCVDSPEEVMGVNSPENLEEANRFAGRLTCLQQFP
- a CDS encoding ATP synthase F0 subunit B; this encodes MKAKRRTLLFTGLFFFMGTGAALAAGGESWSAIDTYRVMNFTALVLILFLLLRKPVAKFLNSRIQGIEVQLAELEERKEAAEKELAEYKLQLEHMDQEAKTILEQYRRQGEAARERILKEAETSVAKMREQASRNIEYEFTRARASLQAEIMEKALDRAESLIQEKIQPEDHERLTHEYLKKVVAS
- the atpH gene encoding ATP synthase F1 subunit delta, producing the protein MKNLAVARRYAKALLLIGKEDGQVEAYRNELAVFCKVFQENAGLRHILSNPLHARTARRQILDAVLQKLSMSSITRSFVLLLFDKGRLARIMDVERSYKELADEFQNIARARIVSAVTLSDTAVTGIREALVRLTSREVVLDVNEDPRIIGGIVTKVGDLVYDGSIRTQLRNLRESFKRGEGI
- the atpD gene encoding F0F1 ATP synthase subunit beta, with the protein product MSKNIGKIRQVMGPIVDVEFEPGNLPTILTALLITNPAINSEEDNLVVEVAQHLGDNMVRTIAMDVTDGLVRGMSVKDTGRPIQMPVGEAALGRVLNVVGRPVDGKGPIDMSKTSDIHRPAPAFTSQDTSVRVLETGVKVIDLLVPFPRGGKMGMFGGAGVGKTVIMMEMVNNIGMHHGGISVFAGVGERTREGNDLYHEMKDSGVLHKCCLVYGQMTEPPGARARVALSALAEAEYFRDVEGQDVLLFIDNIFRFTQAGAEVSALLGRMPSAVGYQPTLAVDMGALQERITSTDKGSITAVQCVYVPADDLTDPAPATTFAHLDGTVVLSRAISELGIYPAVDPLDSTSRILDPNYIGEEHYRVARTVQQILQKYKDLQDIIAILGVDELSDEDKLTVARARKVQRFLSQPFHVAEQFTGIPGCYVKIEDTIRSFRDICEGKYDDLPEQAFYLVGSIEEAVAKAERMAAE
- the atpG gene encoding ATP synthase F1 subunit gamma produces the protein MATLKEVKTKISGVKKTKQITKAMNMVAASRLRSTQRRMSAFRPYALKYGEVLGSLAGRAGEGASPLLVPREEVKKVHLVICTSDRGLCGGFNNNILEAAAAWVQALEEGVEVSFTAFGKKAREWVRKIKGELTDVHLGVVGTVFGFNVASTSGHKLITEFLAGTYDEVHILYPEFQSMSRQVPSVQRLLPIPASSVEEAEDSGERADDTYIPEHICEPSPEAMLNAMLPRNVHIQIFRALLETSTSEHAARMVAMDNATRACNDMIKDLNRVFNKARQAAITNDLMDIVGGAEALRG
- a CDS encoding F0F1 ATP synthase subunit epsilon, with the translated sequence MAASIKLEIVTPEQVVVDESVQTVVAPGFFGEFGVLSGHTSFLTALKLGALRYEDGSGKTSYVFVKEGFAEVLPDRVTVLAEAAERRENIDLARAEAAYERAKERLEKKSSEEAVDFARARAALSRSVGRIRLVSGQDPA
- a CDS encoding F0F1 ATP synthase subunit B family protein, producing MNISVDGSLGIQILNFVVLIVVLNVVLYKPIRGILAKRRQTVEGLESSISRMRSEGDACLEAVKAGIKEARTSGVREKDAVVERVSAEEKKRIAEIQEGIQKDLEAFRVRIAAEAEEARKALTSRADVFASAIAEKILGRAI